In the genome of Candidatus Chromulinivoraceae bacterium, one region contains:
- a CDS encoding nucleoside monophosphate kinase, which produces MEDILLAQKPLSTIKQWLESGSINIFGLPFAGKDTHGATLSHLFDAPLLGGGDILRNSVIPPELKKDLDAGLLFPPDKYLEIVTPYLSKSEFQNRPLILSSVGRWIGEEEGILRATEASNHSIKAVIYLHLSDEVVYRRYEKSQEKGDRAGRADDARHILATRIEEFNTKTLPVIEVYRQKGLLIEVNSDAEKHEVIENILARLFLKATLGSEN; this is translated from the coding sequence ATGGAAGACATCTTGCTCGCTCAAAAACCGCTCTCTACCATCAAGCAATGGCTTGAATCCGGTTCTATAAACATCTTTGGCCTGCCCTTTGCTGGAAAGGACACACATGGTGCGACCCTTTCGCATTTATTCGATGCTCCACTCCTCGGAGGGGGAGATATTTTACGCAATAGCGTTATTCCTCCAGAACTCAAGAAAGACCTCGATGCGGGTCTCCTTTTTCCTCCAGATAAATATCTAGAGATCGTTACTCCATACCTTAGTAAGTCAGAATTTCAAAACAGACCACTCATTCTTAGCTCGGTTGGCCGTTGGATTGGTGAAGAAGAAGGAATTTTGCGCGCTACAGAGGCAAGTAATCACTCTATTAAAGCAGTAATCTACCTACATTTAAGTGACGAAGTCGTATATAGGCGTTATGAGAAATCCCAGGAAAAAGGCGATCGTGCCGGACGTGCTGATGACGCTCGTCATATTCTCGCCACGAGAATCGAAGAGTTCAACACCAAAACCTTACCTGTTATCGAGGTGTACCGTCAAAAAGGTCTTTTAATTGAGGTGAATAGTGACGCCGAAAAACACGAAGTAATCGAAAATATCCTCGCACGGCTCTTTCTCAAAGCGACACTCGGTTCAGAAAACTAA
- the radC gene encoding DNA repair protein RadC, with product MPMLIETDAYTMVDNDMVIGEGDTRYVLRVRDLPLADKPREKLLSAGPSNLTHAELIAVLLGVGTRKEEVMSMAHRVVREYGEQAIVNERNPQRLAETLDIPITKACQIVASFELGRRAYQQKGGKPVYIRTAEQAFEHLKSMGHLQKEQLRGLYLNSRFQVIHEEIISIGSLTANIVHPREVFQPAIEYGAVAVIVAHNHPSGSLEATEDDRRATAQLKDAGQVLGIDLLDHLIIAGDTFISCKEKE from the coding sequence ATGCCTATGCTTATTGAAACAGATGCCTATACGATGGTTGATAACGATATGGTTATCGGCGAGGGTGACACGCGGTACGTTTTGCGGGTTCGCGACCTGCCATTAGCGGACAAGCCCCGAGAGAAGCTGCTAAGCGCGGGTCCGAGTAATCTTACGCATGCTGAGCTAATTGCTGTACTGCTCGGCGTCGGCACTCGTAAAGAAGAAGTTATGAGCATGGCACATCGTGTTGTGCGTGAGTACGGCGAACAGGCAATTGTAAACGAAAGAAATCCGCAACGGTTAGCCGAGACGCTTGATATCCCAATTACAAAAGCATGTCAGATTGTGGCTAGTTTTGAACTTGGTCGTCGTGCCTATCAACAAAAAGGTGGAAAGCCAGTCTATATCCGTACGGCAGAGCAGGCATTCGAACATCTTAAGAGTATGGGGCACCTTCAAAAAGAGCAACTAAGAGGCCTGTATCTTAATAGTCGCTTCCAAGTTATCCATGAGGAGATTATTTCTATTGGTAGCTTGACGGCAAACATCGTACATCCGCGTGAGGTATTCCAGCCGGCTATCGAATATGGTGCGGTGGCTGTTATCGTAGCGCATAATCATCCATCAGGATCATTAGAGGCGACAGAAGATGATAGACGTGCAACTGCCCAATTAAAAGATGCCGGTCAAGTGCTTGGCATCGATTTGCTTGATCATCTGATTATTGCCGGTGACACATTTATAAGCTGTAAGGAGAAAGAATAG
- the dnaK gene encoding molecular chaperone DnaK, translating to MGKIIGIDLGTTNSAFAYMVAGKPEVIANAEGNRTTPSVVAINKNGERLVGQVAQRQRVTNAKNTIYGVKRLIGRKWSDTEIQKDLDIMPYEIIKKGDGVAVKLGDKEYTPEEVSAMILSKIKADAEAFLGEKVSEAVITVPAYFDDSQRQATKDAGKIAGLEVKRIINEPTAAALAYGLESKKDEKIVVFDLGGGTFDVSVLELGDGVFEVRSTNGDTHLGGEDFDNRIVNHFIDVFKNQEGIDLKGDKAAMQRLKDEAEKAKKELSSTTETDINLPFITADAEGPKHFEYKLTRSKLEDLVGDLITRLADPVEKALKDANLKASEIDEIVLVGGMTRMPAVVEKVKTIFNKEPLKGVNPDEVVAVGAAIQGGVLQGDVKDVLLLDVTPLSLGIETMGGVATKLIERNTTVPTSKSETFSTASDNQPQVEIHVVQGEREMAADNKSLGKFVLDGIAPAPRGVPQIEVTFSLDANGILHVTAKDKGTGKENSVTIQDSGNMSKEDIEKAQKEAEVHAEDDKKKREVIDARNTLENTIYQADKMPDEYKDKISEDDVKLIKDAADEAKKHKDSDDKEELEKAAKELMEKLQTVGAKLYEAAAKEEKPAEDDKKGDEPVEGEVVDEEKK from the coding sequence ATGGGTAAAATCATCGGAATCGACCTTGGTACAACCAACAGCGCTTTCGCTTACATGGTGGCTGGCAAGCCTGAAGTCATTGCTAACGCTGAAGGTAACCGTACGACGCCAAGTGTTGTTGCCATCAACAAGAACGGCGAACGTCTAGTCGGCCAGGTTGCACAGCGCCAGCGTGTGACAAATGCTAAGAATACCATTTATGGTGTAAAGCGTCTCATTGGCCGCAAATGGTCTGATACTGAAATTCAGAAAGACCTCGACATAATGCCATACGAGATCATTAAAAAAGGCGATGGTGTTGCCGTAAAACTTGGTGATAAAGAATACACGCCAGAAGAAGTTAGCGCGATGATTCTTTCAAAGATCAAAGCAGATGCCGAGGCATTTCTTGGTGAAAAGGTATCAGAAGCGGTCATCACCGTTCCTGCCTACTTTGATGATTCACAGCGCCAGGCAACTAAAGATGCTGGTAAAATTGCCGGCCTTGAAGTTAAGCGTATCATTAACGAACCTACTGCAGCTGCGCTTGCTTACGGTCTTGAAAGTAAAAAAGACGAAAAGATCGTTGTCTTCGACCTTGGTGGTGGTACGTTCGATGTGTCAGTTCTTGAACTAGGTGATGGTGTATTCGAGGTTCGCTCAACCAACGGCGATACTCACCTTGGTGGTGAAGACTTCGACAACCGCATCGTTAACCACTTTATTGATGTATTTAAAAACCAAGAGGGCATTGATCTTAAGGGTGACAAAGCTGCAATGCAGCGTCTTAAGGACGAAGCTGAAAAAGCTAAGAAGGAACTTTCAAGCACGACCGAAACTGACATTAACCTGCCGTTTATTACTGCCGATGCTGAAGGTCCAAAGCACTTTGAATACAAATTAACCCGTTCTAAGCTCGAAGACCTCGTAGGTGATCTTATTACTCGTCTAGCCGATCCTGTCGAAAAGGCGCTAAAAGATGCAAACCTTAAGGCGAGTGAGATTGATGAGATCGTTCTTGTTGGTGGTATGACCCGTATGCCAGCTGTCGTCGAGAAAGTAAAGACTATCTTTAACAAAGAGCCACTAAAGGGCGTTAATCCAGACGAGGTTGTTGCCGTCGGTGCTGCCATTCAGGGTGGTGTGCTCCAAGGTGACGTGAAGGATGTACTGCTGCTCGATGTAACGCCACTATCTCTTGGTATCGAAACAATGGGCGGTGTTGCAACTAAGCTTATTGAGCGCAATACAACCGTTCCAACTTCAAAGAGTGAGACATTCTCGACAGCAAGCGACAACCAGCCACAAGTAGAGATTCATGTTGTGCAAGGTGAGCGTGAAATGGCTGCCGACAACAAGAGTCTTGGCAAATTTGTGCTTGATGGTATCGCACCAGCACCTCGTGGCGTTCCACAGATTGAAGTCACCTTTAGCCTCGATGCCAACGGTATTCTCCATGTAACCGCTAAGGATAAGGGGACTGGTAAGGAAAACTCAGTAACTATCCAGGATAGTGGCAATATGAGCAAAGAAGACATCGAAAAGGCTCAAAAAGAAGCTGAGGTGCACGCTGAAGATGATAAGAAAAAGCGCGAAGTTATTGATGCTCGCAATACGCTCGAAAACACTATTTATCAAGCGGATAAAATGCCTGACGAGTACAAGGATAAAATCTCTGAGGATGACGTAAAACTCATTAAGGATGCAGCTGACGAAGCTAAAAAGCACAAAGACTCAGATGATAAAGAAGAGCTTGAAAAAGCAGCTAAGGAATTGATGGAGAAACTTCAAACGGTTGGCGCTAAGCTTTACGAAGCTGCCGCTAAAGAAGAAAAACCAGCAGAAGATGACAAAAAGGGCGACGAACCTGTAGAAGGCGAAGTCGTTGACGAAGAGAAAAAATAA
- a CDS encoding FAD-binding oxidoreductase — MDIAKELAKIFKGEIDTSEETREFYSHDASLFELKPQVVVFPQATEDIKAAVSFVMQHKSIMPDLSITPRSRGTDMSGGAIGESIVLDVSRHMNQLYEVDEKSAHFQPGLMYKDFEVETLKHGSLLPCYPASRDLASVGGMVNNNSGGEKSLEYGKTDNFVTEMKVVLSDGNEYTLKPLTRAELNAKMEQDDFEGNLYRQTFDLLDSHYDEIQAAAPHVTKDSTGYHLWNVWKRETGIFDLTKLFIGGQGTLGITTEAKVRLVPHSPHSGTLVCYMHTLDNLGDVIPAVLARKPATFESFDDNTLWLSFRFFFLFIAKLGLWTWIKTALQLLPDGLMIARGIPKLILLIEFTGATPEEVKKKIHEAKLDLKRFGFTYMEEDSTEAKSRKFWLMRRESFNLLRKKVKDKHTAPFIDDFVVPPNRLTEFLPQLRAIIKKYNLFATIAGHMGDGNFHVIPLMKIEDPKERAKFEPAMKEVNTLVISYGGSVSGEHGDGLIRGPWLEQMYSPNVLGYMREIKHLYDPQDIFNPHKKTDATWDFSFSHIREHF; from the coding sequence ATGGATATAGCAAAAGAGCTTGCCAAAATTTTTAAGGGAGAAATCGACACCTCAGAAGAGACTCGTGAGTTTTACAGTCACGACGCAAGTTTATTTGAACTGAAACCTCAGGTCGTTGTGTTTCCGCAGGCTACTGAGGACATAAAAGCAGCTGTTTCTTTTGTTATGCAACACAAATCAATCATGCCGGATCTTAGTATTACGCCCCGTTCCCGGGGCACGGACATGTCTGGTGGTGCCATCGGCGAATCAATTGTTTTAGATGTGAGTAGACACATGAATCAACTCTATGAGGTTGATGAAAAGTCAGCACACTTTCAACCAGGGCTTATGTATAAGGATTTTGAAGTGGAAACCCTAAAACATGGTAGTCTTCTACCATGTTACCCAGCGAGTCGTGATCTTGCCTCAGTGGGTGGAATGGTCAATAACAACTCGGGTGGTGAAAAGTCGCTCGAATATGGTAAAACCGATAATTTTGTAACTGAAATGAAAGTCGTGCTAAGTGATGGCAATGAGTATACGCTCAAGCCGCTTACGCGAGCTGAGTTGAACGCCAAAATGGAGCAGGATGATTTTGAGGGTAACCTCTACCGTCAGACATTCGACCTACTCGATTCTCACTATGACGAAATTCAGGCTGCTGCACCTCACGTTACGAAAGATTCAACCGGCTATCATTTGTGGAATGTCTGGAAGCGTGAGACTGGTATTTTCGATCTAACCAAGTTGTTTATTGGAGGCCAAGGAACGCTCGGTATTACTACCGAGGCAAAAGTCAGACTAGTGCCGCATTCACCGCACTCTGGTACGCTTGTTTGCTATATGCACACACTCGATAATCTTGGCGATGTCATTCCGGCTGTTCTTGCGCGTAAGCCTGCAACCTTCGAAAGCTTTGATGACAATACATTATGGCTTAGCTTCAGATTCTTTTTCTTGTTTATCGCTAAGTTGGGCCTGTGGACGTGGATTAAAACAGCGTTGCAACTACTGCCAGATGGTCTTATGATCGCTCGTGGCATACCAAAGCTTATTTTGCTGATTGAGTTTACTGGCGCTACGCCAGAAGAAGTCAAAAAGAAAATTCACGAAGCTAAGCTTGATCTTAAGAGATTTGGATTTACCTACATGGAGGAAGACAGCACAGAGGCTAAGTCACGAAAATTCTGGCTTATGCGCCGCGAAAGCTTTAACCTACTGCGTAAAAAGGTTAAAGATAAGCATACTGCACCGTTTATTGATGACTTCGTCGTACCGCCCAATCGCCTAACCGAATTTTTGCCGCAACTTCGCGCTATCATTAAAAAATATAACCTATTTGCGACCATTGCTGGTCATATGGGTGATGGTAACTTTCATGTTATTCCACTCATGAAAATCGAAGACCCTAAAGAGCGTGCTAAGTTCGAGCCAGCCATGAAAGAAGTAAATACACTAGTTATATCGTATGGAGGTTCTGTTTCTGGTGAGCATGGAGATGGTTTGATTCGTGGTCCATGGCTTGAGCAGATGTACAGCCCGAATGTGCTTGGATATATGCGAGAGATTAAACACCTTTACGACCCGCAGGATATCTTTAATCCACACAAAAAGACGGACGCAACTTGGGATTTTAGCTTTAGTCACATTCGCGAACATTTTTAG
- a CDS encoding metal-dependent hydrolase: MKARTHDIAAATSLLAVIVVLPELPTITLATAVIAILANQIGGIIPDIDQPTAPFWRNLPIGGVIGKIIGKMLGGHRFLTHSLLGLVLVGLLSRLLLNFLQPLLPSMQVTYVWWALMIGMLSHLIMDTITKEGVPWLLPIPVKFGFPPIKQLRVTTGKWTETLIVIPVLLIIASVLVSTHYAQLLSFLHNHIIY, translated from the coding sequence ATGAAAGCTCGTACACATGACATTGCCGCAGCCACCTCACTTTTGGCGGTTATTGTAGTTTTACCAGAACTCCCGACTATTACACTTGCCACGGCTGTTATAGCGATACTAGCGAATCAAATAGGTGGTATTATTCCAGATATAGATCAGCCAACAGCACCGTTCTGGCGTAATCTTCCTATAGGAGGGGTTATTGGCAAAATCATCGGCAAAATGCTTGGTGGCCATCGATTCTTAACACACTCATTACTGGGATTGGTACTTGTCGGTCTTCTCTCACGTCTGCTTCTGAATTTTCTGCAGCCTCTCTTGCCGAGCATGCAAGTTACGTACGTGTGGTGGGCGCTTATGATCGGTATGCTGTCGCATCTGATTATGGATACTATCACCAAAGAGGGTGTTCCATGGCTACTACCTATCCCCGTAAAGTTTGGGTTTCCACCAATTAAACAACTTCGTGTGACCACGGGAAAATGGACAGAAACACTGATTGTTATTCCTGTACTTCTTATTATCGCTAGCGTACTTGTGAGTACACATTACGCACAGCTTCTTTCTTTTTTACATAATCACATCATATATTAG
- a CDS encoding nucleotide exchange factor GrpE, translating into MPAKGKKTDEYEQQIAELTADLQRTRADFENYRKRVEAEKIGAREAGQAGAILKLLPVIDNIERAAFHIPDDLKDNKWAQGVAGLTKNLEKSLEALNLKRIDATAGTEFDPELHEAIQFDETAEGEKEVIEAELQAGYLLNGIPVRHAMVKVTRQ; encoded by the coding sequence GTGCCAGCAAAAGGTAAAAAAACAGACGAATATGAACAGCAAATTGCTGAACTAACCGCCGATTTACAGCGTACACGTGCTGATTTTGAAAATTATCGCAAACGCGTAGAGGCTGAGAAGATTGGTGCACGCGAGGCTGGACAGGCAGGGGCTATTTTAAAGCTTCTTCCTGTCATTGATAATATTGAACGTGCCGCATTTCATATCCCTGATGATCTAAAAGACAATAAATGGGCACAAGGTGTCGCTGGCCTTACTAAAAATCTTGAGAAATCTCTAGAGGCACTTAATCTCAAGCGCATTGACGCAACTGCTGGCACTGAGTTTGATCCCGAGCTTCACGAAGCTATTCAATTCGATGAGACAGCCGAAGGGGAAAAAGAAGTAATCGAGGCAGAACTTCAAGCTGGCTATTTACTTAACGGTATTCCAGTTCGTCATGCTATGGTAAAAGTAACACGTCAATAA
- a CDS encoding helix-turn-helix transcriptional regulator, producing MHKIKLRRLELDLSISDVAVLSGVAPGTIGSIERGGRVFKINFETARTLAYGLDTPLHTLFCETELSDLGRPALTGTKIGKPKTARMGVICISCHLEIPRAHNTCPTCIAA from the coding sequence ATGCACAAGATTAAGTTGCGCCGCCTGGAGCTTGACCTGTCGATCAGCGACGTGGCCGTCCTGAGCGGCGTAGCACCTGGCACTATCGGCAGCATCGAACGCGGTGGGCGTGTCTTCAAGATCAACTTCGAGACCGCCAGGACTCTCGCGTACGGCCTCGATACGCCACTACACACGCTGTTCTGCGAGACTGAGCTCTCCGATCTGGGAAGGCCTGCACTGACAGGAACCAAGATTGGCAAGCCCAAGACCGCTCGCATGGGTGTCATCTGCATCTCGTGCCACCTGGAGATCCCCCGGGCGCACAACACCTGCCCCACCTGCATCGCCGCCTGA
- the lepA gene encoding translation elongation factor 4, whose product MNQSNIRNFCIIAHIDHGKSTLADRMLEMTGTVQHRDMKSQLLDTMDLEREKGITIKLAPVRMQYKSHDLNLIDTPGHVDFSYEVSRSLAACEGAILVVDASQGIQAQTLANVYLAIAADLTIIPVLNKIDLPASDVPRVSAEVMNLLGCREEDILKISAKTGEGVMDVLDAVIERMAPPQGDPEKPTRALIFDSYYDDYRGVILYIRVVDGAIKKGDTIEMLATGANGLALEVGALSPTMSSRVDISTGEIGYIVTNLKTTRDAKVGDTVTVRRARSEQALPGYKNVKPFVYAGFFPVSNENYDDLKEAVEKLSMSDSALQFEPENSPVLGYGVRIGFLGLLHMDIIRERLEREYDLDLVVTNPSTDYQVRLSSGEEIDIKSASEMPDASKVAEIREPWVDGEIVVPQEYIGAVIQLIVSKRGQQKNLSYIDERALIAFEAPLANLLTDFYDQLKSVTSGFGSFNYELSGYKTEDLVKVDFYVSGEIIDALSLMMHRSEAQRVGREVVDKLKEVIPRQNFQVSLQAAIGGKFIARADLSAYRKDVTGYLYGGDVSRKKKLLAKQAKGKKRMKRFGKVDIPSEAFTVLLKKS is encoded by the coding sequence ATGAATCAGTCTAATATTCGAAACTTTTGTATCATTGCTCATATCGACCACGGTAAGTCGACACTTGCTGATCGTATGCTCGAGATGACAGGTACTGTTCAGCATCGTGATATGAAATCACAGTTGCTCGATACTATGGATCTTGAACGCGAGAAGGGGATTACTATCAAACTTGCCCCGGTTCGCATGCAGTATAAGAGTCACGACCTTAACCTTATCGACACACCGGGACATGTTGATTTTAGCTACGAGGTTTCGCGTAGTTTGGCGGCCTGTGAAGGGGCGATCCTGGTTGTAGATGCAAGTCAGGGAATCCAGGCGCAAACACTCGCAAACGTTTACCTGGCTATTGCTGCCGATCTTACAATTATCCCGGTGCTTAATAAGATTGATCTTCCAGCTTCCGATGTTCCACGCGTTTCTGCTGAAGTTATGAATCTGCTTGGGTGTCGTGAGGAGGACATTCTCAAGATTAGTGCCAAGACCGGCGAAGGTGTCATGGATGTACTTGATGCCGTTATTGAACGTATGGCGCCACCACAGGGTGATCCAGAAAAACCAACGCGTGCGCTTATCTTTGATAGCTACTATGACGACTATCGCGGAGTCATTCTGTATATACGCGTTGTCGACGGCGCTATTAAAAAAGGCGACACGATTGAAATGCTTGCGACAGGTGCTAATGGTTTAGCGCTAGAAGTGGGTGCATTAAGCCCAACCATGAGTTCACGAGTTGATATTAGCACGGGGGAAATTGGCTATATTGTGACCAACCTTAAGACTACGCGTGATGCAAAAGTAGGTGATACGGTAACGGTTCGCCGAGCTCGTTCTGAACAGGCCTTACCGGGATATAAAAATGTGAAACCGTTCGTGTATGCAGGATTTTTCCCAGTTTCAAACGAGAACTACGATGATCTTAAGGAAGCGGTAGAAAAACTCTCGATGAGTGATTCGGCACTTCAATTCGAGCCGGAAAACTCACCCGTACTTGGCTATGGCGTACGAATCGGTTTCTTGGGCTTGCTCCACATGGACATCATTCGTGAACGCCTTGAACGCGAATATGATCTTGACCTTGTGGTTACAAATCCCTCAACTGATTACCAGGTACGCCTAAGTAGTGGTGAAGAAATTGACATTAAGTCGGCAAGTGAAATGCCAGATGCTAGTAAGGTGGCGGAGATTCGTGAGCCATGGGTTGACGGAGAAATTGTTGTACCACAAGAATACATTGGGGCGGTTATTCAACTAATCGTTTCTAAGCGTGGTCAACAAAAGAATCTGAGCTATATCGATGAGCGTGCTCTCATTGCCTTTGAAGCCCCACTTGCTAACTTACTGACTGATTTCTACGATCAATTGAAATCAGTCACTAGCGGATTTGGTAGTTTTAATTACGAACTATCTGGTTACAAAACAGAAGACCTTGTGAAAGTAGATTTTTACGTGTCGGGCGAGATCATAGACGCATTAAGTCTTATGATGCATCGCTCGGAGGCACAACGTGTTGGTCGAGAAGTGGTAGATAAACTTAAAGAGGTGATTCCACGCCAAAACTTTCAGGTTAGTTTACAGGCGGCAATCGGTGGTAAGTTTATCGCTCGTGCCGATCTTTCTGCGTATCGCAAAGATGTGACTGGCTATCTATATGGTGGTGATGTCTCACGTAAGAAAAAGCTGCTCGCTAAGCAAGCAAAAGGCAAAAAGCGCATGAAGCGCTTTGGTAAAGTGGATATCCCATCTGAAGCCTTTACGGTTTTACTTAAAAAGTCGTAG
- the murJ gene encoding murein biosynthesis integral membrane protein MurJ, with protein MGRVRSVVAKANMRLSIRHAAALLAGSMLLSSLLGFFRDRLLNGYYLKTYPVGIDAYTVAFTIPDFMFVILVSGALSVTFIPVFNQRLATGNKRSAWELSTSLVNFMAILTLIASILIIIFADQLVHYVVGPGLDESGRSLAVSMMRVIAVNPFLFAVATVIASMQQAVGRFTFYALAPTIYNVGIIIGTVFFTGGINIFGWQVFDGGIMGVALGVVLGSIMQLVVSSVGLMGLGFDYQFKIYWKNKGFRQVLHLLPPRSLDQGADYLNGLVEMNLASRMIAGTVRAYQQATTLHLAPINLIGVAISTAAFPKMTERLSQGRPDLFKSELQSVLRVIIWLALPVATITFFTRGYIVSFIFNGGDSLIAGLLGTLVVAILFRSIYYIAARSFYAQQDTKTPLYISIFAIALNIFLAIWFTMKLHMGAYGLAWAQSIVAFVEVMILFNVMSRRIGGLFDIPFMKAIWRMAGATLFMGVISYIAVLFFQFGANDQSFLSTFPKFVTIVVISLATYFLASKVLRLAEVDPILGRLKKLLFGRASVN; from the coding sequence ATGGGACGAGTACGAAGCGTCGTTGCTAAAGCTAACATGCGATTATCGATCCGGCACGCAGCAGCGCTGCTCGCCGGTTCGATGCTTCTTTCGAGCCTTTTAGGATTTTTCCGCGACCGCTTACTAAATGGTTACTACCTAAAAACATATCCGGTTGGAATTGATGCCTATACTGTGGCATTTACTATACCGGATTTTATGTTTGTTATCTTAGTGTCTGGTGCACTAAGTGTGACATTCATCCCTGTGTTTAATCAGCGTCTAGCAACGGGTAATAAGAGATCGGCATGGGAACTGTCTACAAGTTTGGTAAACTTCATGGCAATCCTCACATTGATTGCCAGTATTCTTATCATTATTTTTGCTGATCAATTAGTACACTATGTTGTTGGCCCTGGTTTGGATGAATCTGGCCGCAGCCTTGCGGTTAGTATGATGCGTGTAATCGCTGTTAACCCGTTCTTATTTGCGGTAGCAACAGTTATTGCTAGTATGCAACAGGCGGTGGGGCGCTTTACATTTTACGCACTTGCGCCGACTATTTATAACGTCGGCATTATTATTGGTACCGTTTTTTTTACAGGAGGTATCAATATTTTTGGATGGCAAGTGTTTGATGGAGGAATTATGGGTGTGGCACTTGGTGTCGTGCTGGGCTCTATTATGCAACTTGTGGTGAGCTCCGTCGGATTGATGGGACTCGGTTTTGATTATCAGTTTAAAATTTATTGGAAAAATAAAGGCTTTAGGCAGGTATTACATTTATTGCCACCACGATCACTCGATCAGGGAGCGGACTACTTGAATGGTTTAGTAGAAATGAACCTGGCATCGCGCATGATCGCGGGAACAGTTCGAGCCTACCAGCAGGCTACCACATTACACTTGGCTCCAATCAACCTTATTGGCGTTGCTATTAGCACGGCGGCATTTCCTAAAATGACCGAGCGATTAAGTCAGGGACGTCCGGATCTTTTTAAGTCGGAGCTACAATCGGTTCTTCGCGTTATTATTTGGCTTGCATTGCCTGTCGCCACAATTACATTCTTCACTCGAGGTTATATCGTAAGTTTTATTTTTAACGGCGGTGATTCATTAATTGCTGGTCTACTTGGTACGCTTGTCGTAGCTATTTTATTCCGGTCGATTTACTATATTGCCGCCCGTAGTTTTTATGCGCAGCAAGATACGAAAACACCGCTTTATATATCTATTTTTGCTATTGCCCTCAATATTTTTCTCGCAATCTGGTTTACGATGAAACTTCATATGGGAGCGTACGGCCTTGCCTGGGCGCAGTCGATAGTAGCCTTTGTAGAAGTTATGATTTTATTTAATGTTATGTCACGACGTATTGGTGGTTTATTTGATATTCCGTTTATGAAGGCAATTTGGCGGATGGCTGGTGCAACGCTCTTTATGGGAGTTATAAGCTATATCGCCGTGCTGTTCTTTCAATTTGGTGCTAATGACCAGAGCTTTCTTTCGACGTTCCCTAAGTTCGTTACGATCGTTGTTATTAGTTTGGCTACGTACTTCTTGGCAAGTAAAGTGCTAAGACTGGCTGAAGTTGATCCAATTTTAGGTCGTCTGAAAAAGCTGCTGTTTGGGCGCGCTTCGGTGAACTGA